In Saccharomyces paradoxus chromosome XVI, complete sequence, the genomic stretch TATGAAATCCCTTGCTTCTTCAGATATCCGGAAGTCTTTGAGGGGCCCTTCATGATATGAGCCTCTTCCAATCTGTTTATATAATTGGTCCTGCGTACTGCCACTGAAAGGTAAGTGGCCTGTTAAAATAACATATACAAGGCATCCCATTGACCACATATCCACTAATGAAGAGTACTCATTCCTTTCTTCGTATTCATCGGGAGATGCGGATGTGTCTTTACCTCTAATGACTTCAGGTGCCACATATGCCAAGGTACCGCAAAATGTTTTCATGAAAGACCCATTTCCCTGCACTTTTGCCAAACCAAAGTCGGTTATCTTTACTAATACAGGATCGTCCTGTTCAATAAGAATATTATCGGGTTTTAGGTCACGATGACTGATACCCATAGAGTGAATGTATTTTACTGCTGTGAGTATCTGTCTGGATATTTCTCTTCCAGCATCTTCTCCAACTGCACCATGAGCAGCGACAAAATCCATTAAGTCACCACCAGAAACGAACTCCATCACCATATAGTAACTTTCAGCGTCTTCATAAAACCCTTTTAATCGTACTATCCTTGGATGATTGAGCTTCTGCAACACTTCCAACTCTCTCGTCACACCATCCATATTGCCTATTACTTTGCGCTTACTTATAATCTTTACCGCGAATGTTTTTCCAGTAGTTCTTTCAATGGCTTTCTTTACTGTGGCGAATGCACCCTGGCCTACCACTTCGTCGATAATCGAGAAATCCTTGAAAATACCAGTCTTACGGGTCATAACGGCTGATGCAGTGGAAGATGTAAGACCCGGGGAAGCTATTTTGGATGTATTTTTCAGGTTAGATCTTTTACGGTCAACTTTGTTCTGCTCGAGGCTCTGCCTAAATTTATCGTTTATGAAAATGACCAGAGATAAGATATCTGATTCGACACCTACACCAACGGTTATTTCATCACCTTGAGATAATAACTGGTTACTATTTTTCTCGACTTTTTGTCCATTTAACCAGGTCCCATTTGTAGAAATGTCATTTAATAAAAGGTTACCGTCTTCTCCTAGTAGTATTTGGAAATGCTTATTAGATAGCCTGGAAATATTTCCTAAATGGTAGTCGCATGCTGGGTTTCTACCAAATGTCCAAACTTTCTTTATAGATCGTTTTTCCTTCAGGATCTGTGAAATATCAGCCGATAAGTCTCGGATGGGAATTTGACCCGTGGTACAAATGACTCTGCACACAATGTTTTCTCCGATTTGTTCTTGCGAGAACTTCTCGATCAAAAATCTCTGCGTAGCCTGCGTAGACTGCTGTGTAGGTTGTGtgatattttccatttttattcGATGTTGTGCAACGCTGTCTTCTCTCGctattctttcttttaaaacTTAAGGAAACTCGAGTGCATATACAAAAATAGCTTGTCTTCCAATATCCCTTACaaccttttcttcttgccTACCTTTTCCCTAGCCACAACTTTCGAAAAATAGTGACTTCGGTACCCTTTATCTTCTCAACCTGTACCTTTATTCTATGAATATTCATTCCAAGTTAACCCACAGTGATGATTTTTCTGCCAATTTTAACGCGTCGCACCCGTTGCCGTATCAACGCGTTCATGCCATCTTACCctcaaaatgaaaaataaatgtgTTAACAGATGCCCTTTTTATCAACACTCCTGACAACCTTTCCGCTTAATCCACAGGAAGCAATTTATCCATGCATCTACAAAACAGATGACGCCTTAAATTACGATGAAATCTCATCATGCACTCGGATGATTACCCTGACATGCTATGTTCCCATCCTATACTTCGATTACCATAgtagaaaataatatatccTCCTGATATTATCATCTAGATAGATGCAGAGTAGTGAAGCAAGtagtattttttctccCAGTATTAATGATCTACATCAAAATACTTTGTTTTGGCGTGTTACAATAGCCGCCTTCACAGATATTTTCGG encodes the following:
- the RAD53 gene encoding serine/threonine/tyrosine protein kinase RAD53 (DNA damage response protein kinase~similar to YPL153C), which translates into the protein MENITQPTQQSTQATQRFLIEKFSQEQIGENIVCRVICTTGQIPIRDLSADISQILKEKRSIKKVWTFGRNPACDYHLGNISRLSNKHFQILLGEDGNLLLNDISTNGTWLNGQKVEKNSNQLLSQGDEITVGVGVESDILSLVIFINDKFRQSLEQNKVDRKRSNLKNTSKIASPGLTSSTASAVMTRKTGIFKDFSIIDEVVGQGAFATVKKAIERTTGKTFAVKIISKRKVIGNMDGVTRELEVLQKLNHPRIVRLKGFYEDAESYYMVMEFVSGGDLMDFVAAHGAVGEDAGREISRQILTAVKYIHSMGISHRDLKPDNILIEQDDPVLVKITDFGLAKVQGNGSFMKTFCGTLAYVAPEVIRGKDTSASPDEYEERNEYSSLVDMWSMGCLVYVILTGHLPFSGSTQDQLYKQIGRGSYHEGPLKDFRISEEARDFIDSLLQVDPNNRLTAAKALDHPWIKMSPLGSQSYGDFSQISLSQSLSQQKILENMDDAQYEFVKAQRKLQLEQQQLQEQEQEDQDGKIQGFKIPAHPPIRYTQPKSIEAETREQKVIHSNNITNVKSSKKKGNGRFLTLQPLPDSIIQESLEIQQGVNPFFIGRSEDCNCKIEDNRLSRVHCFIFKKRHAVGKSMYESPAQGLDDIWYCHTGTNVSYLNNSRMIQGTKFLLQDGDEIKIIWDKNNKFVIGFKVEINDTTGLFNDGFGMLQEQRVVLKQTAEEKDLVKKLTQMMAAQRANQPSVSSSSMTTKKPPISVASNNGNNSVLSDLIDPPNNANTGNILKRIHSVSLSQSQIDPSKKVKRAKLDQTLKGPENLQFS